CGGCGGTGACCAAGCCGACGGAGATCACCGGGAGTCCGGGCACACCCAGCTCGACGTCCGTGGTGCTGGCCTTGGCGTAGCCCTCGTCGACCGCCGAGTTGAACACCCCGGCGTGCAGGATGCGCTCGGCACCGGAGGGCAGGTCGGTGTGCACGAGGTGGTTCTTGCCCTCACCCACCACGTGCGGCACCTTGATGATGTTGACAAGGCCGTCCGCGGAGAGCGCGTAGGCCGAGTCCTCCGGCGTCGCGCCCGCCGCCGGGGCGAACGCGACACCGCCCGCGACGAGCGCGGACAGCACACCGGCACCGAGAGCGACTGTTCTCTTCTTCGACAAGGAAGTGCCTTTCTTGAGTCGGTAGGGACGTACTGCGTTGTTACTGCGTGGAGAAGCCCGCCGACCGTCAGACGATGTTGACGATCGTTCCGAGCGGGAGTTTGGAGAGCGCGTCGAGGGCATCCTTGGTGACCCGGATGCACCCGTCGCTGTTGGCCTTGCCGACGAAGCTGTCGTCCGGCCACGTGTGGATTCCGACCGTGCCGGGGCCACCGCCGTAGCTCTCGTGCGAGTTCGAGTGGTAGCTCAACGGCAGAACGATCGGGCTGTAGTCGTTCACGGTCTCCTCGATGGAGGCGAGGATGTAGGCACGGCCCTGCGGCGTCGGTGAGTCGGGCTCTCCGATCCCGACCGTCCACTCGCCGATCTTCTCGCCGTTTTCGAGGATCTCCAGGTGGAACGACTCCAGATCGACGTTGACCACGAAGTCGTTCCGAGCCGACTCGACCGCGTCACCGGACGTGTCGATCCAGCCGGTCGCGCCGTTCGGCCGTGTGGGCAACAGGATCTGAGCCCAGTCGCCCTCACGCTTGATGACGGGCACCCACGTCGGCGAGGAGATCTGCTTGACGGGCAGTCTCGCGATCGGCTTGCCGTCGACCGCGTCGTGCACCGTCAATTCACGGGTCGGGTGGAGGACCTCCCCCTCGGTCGGGGCGCTCGGGTCGGGGTCCATGGGTGCGTTCGGGAGCTTCCCGTACGTGGTCGCTTCCGGCAACGAGGCGATCTGCTGCTGTTCACCGTCGGCGGCCTCGGCCGTCTTTTGCGCGTCGCCGCCACAGGCGGAAGCCAACAATGTCAGTGTCGCGGCGGCCGCGACCGCCAACATCCTGCGCGAGGACCGTCTACGACCGACCGGACCTGCCGGCCGGCCTCGGGAAGTATCGGTTCTTTCCATTTATCGCAGCCCCTGGAGGAATAGATCAACTGGGCGAGTGGTCGATATTCAAGCAAAGCCCGATTTCCCTCCACGAACCAGGCCCACCGATTCGTCAGCACCCCTTCTTCGGAACCGGGAAAGGGCCGAAATCCTGCAATAACGGTGACCGACAGTCCACAGTGGCATGACACCGGAGAGCGATCCGGGACCCCACAAGGGAAGTCACCCACCCAATGATCATGGAAGTCAACTACGGAGAGTTGTTTTCAAAGCTAACGGACACGGCTCTCGCGATCCTTTGACCACCCGGAAAATGGACCCCGAGAGACGGGAAACTTCAGTGCGCTACCAGTATTCCGCCGCGTTTCATCCTTTCGTGTACATAGCTGTAACGCGACGCTCCCGCGAAGGGACGAGGCCTACATTTCATAAAGGTCTCGATGTGGTCACGGACGCAACCTCGACGCATATTCGCAATCGCTTTTCCCGTTCGCTCGCCGACGAACCCCTCCGGGTGAACAGTCGAACGCACGTTCTATCCTGCGAATGCAGGATCCTCATCGCAGGACAACCCGCTTCTGTAGGAGACGACACTGACGATGACCGTTGACGCTGCTTCCGCGACCCAGGAACGGGACGACACCCCGGTGAGCCACGAAGGCGAGCAGGGGGCCGCTCCGGAGCAGCGAGACCAGCAGGAACAGCCCGAACAGTCCCAGTCGGAGGCGGCCAAGCCGCAGCGGGCCAAGACCAAAAGCAGCGCCCGCAAGACGCGGACCGTCGTGCTCACTCTCACCGTCACCGGCACCGCCGACGGTGAATGGCAGGCCGAGCTCAAGCACGGGAGCAAGTGGGTCGCCAAGGGGCTGGGCATCCCCGCCTCCGCCGTGTCCCGAGCGGCTAGGGAACTCCACGAGGAGCTGTCCGCACCCATCGACCAGGTGATCAACGAGGCTCGCGAACAACAGCGGGCCAAGGTCGCTCAGCTCGAAGCCGAACTGGAGCAGGCCAAGCAGGCGCTGGCCGAACTGCAGCGCTGACGGGGACATCCCACCGACGGGGAGGGGACGTCGCGTTCGTCCCCTCCCCGTCGTCTTGCCGGGGGATCGACACCCGGGTTGTCATGGAGCGGTGTCCGACACCTCGAAGCAGTCCCACACGAACGAACCGCACACCTCGGACGTGGGCGGCAAGCTCAACTGGTTGCGGGCGGGCGTACTGGGGGCGAACGACGGCATCGTGTCCACTGCGGGATTGGTGGTGGGGGTCGCCGGCGCGACCACGGACCAGCGCGCCATCCTCTTCGCCGGGGTCGCCGGTGTGGTGGCCGGCGCGCTCTCGATGGCGGGCGGTGAGTACGTCTCGGTGTCGACCCAACGCGACACCGAACGCGCGCTGCTGAGTCTCGAACGCCACGAACTGCGCACGATGCCCGAGGAGGAGGAACGCGAACTCGCGCAGCTCTACGAGGCGAAGGGCCTGTCACCGCGACTCGCGGCCGAGGTGGCACGAGAACTCACCGAGAAGGACGCGCTGCGCGCTCACGCCGAGGCCGAACTGGGCATCGACCCCGAACAACTCACCAAGCCGTGGCAAGCCGCATGGGCGTCGCTGATCGCGTTCACCGCGGGGGCCTTGCTGCCCCTGTTGGCGATCCTGTTCTTCCCCCCGACGGCGAGGGTGCCGGCCACGGCGTGCGCGGTCGTGGTCGCCCTGGCCCTCACCGGGTGGGTGAGCGCCCGGCTCGGGCAGGCACCTCCGGGTCGAGCCGCGGCCCGCAACGTCGGGGTGGGCGCACTGACGATGATCGTGACGTACGCCGTGGGCTTCGGGTCGGGTGTGGCGCTCGGGTAGGCGCGTCGCGGCGCGCCCGACGCGCCCCGAGATTGATCACGTGGCACGATGAGGCGCGTGAGCAGCCCCAGGAACCTTTCGGGGGACAACACGGGTGGTGGCCCCGCGGTGCCCTACCTCCCGCTGTCCTCCGACGACGGAACAGCACAGGACGCCTCCATCGGCTCGCTGGTGAAGGACGCGGCCCAGCATGTGTCCACGCTGGTCAGAGCCGAGGTCGAACTGATCAAGTCCGAGGCCGTCGGTGAAGTGAAGAAGGCGTTCAAGGGAAGCCTGTTCTTCGTCGTC
The window above is part of the Saccharomonospora glauca K62 genome. Proteins encoded here:
- a CDS encoding VIT1/CCC1 transporter family protein, producing MSDTSKQSHTNEPHTSDVGGKLNWLRAGVLGANDGIVSTAGLVVGVAGATTDQRAILFAGVAGVVAGALSMAGGEYVSVSTQRDTERALLSLERHELRTMPEEEERELAQLYEAKGLSPRLAAEVARELTEKDALRAHAEAELGIDPEQLTKPWQAAWASLIAFTAGALLPLLAILFFPPTARVPATACAVVVALALTGWVSARLGQAPPGRAAARNVGVGALTMIVTYAVGFGSGVALG
- a CDS encoding L,D-transpeptidase family protein, translated to MLAVAAAATLTLLASACGGDAQKTAEAADGEQQQIASLPEATTYGKLPNAPMDPDPSAPTEGEVLHPTRELTVHDAVDGKPIARLPVKQISSPTWVPVIKREGDWAQILLPTRPNGATGWIDTSGDAVESARNDFVVNVDLESFHLEILENGEKIGEWTVGIGEPDSPTPQGRAYILASIEETVNDYSPIVLPLSYHSNSHESYGGGPGTVGIHTWPDDSFVGKANSDGCIRVTKDALDALSKLPLGTIVNIV
- a CDS encoding DUF6319 family protein; its protein translation is MTVDAASATQERDDTPVSHEGEQGAAPEQRDQQEQPEQSQSEAAKPQRAKTKSSARKTRTVVLTLTVTGTADGEWQAELKHGSKWVAKGLGIPASAVSRAARELHEELSAPIDQVINEAREQQRAKVAQLEAELEQAKQALAELQR